A genomic window from Emys orbicularis isolate rEmyOrb1 chromosome 8, rEmyOrb1.hap1, whole genome shotgun sequence includes:
- the ACADM gene encoding medium-chain specific acyl-CoA dehydrogenase, mitochondrial yields the protein MSALRVTRVLQSIAQCGWRSQSSQAAQVSHQIKPGAGFSFELSDEQREFQATARKFAREEIIPVAAQYDKTGEYPVPLIKRAWELGLMNSHIPESCGGLGLGTFETCLITEELAYGCTGVQTAIEANSLGQMPVIIAGNEQQQKKYLGRMTEEPLMCAYCVTEPGAGSDVAGIKTRAEKKGDEYVINGQKMWITNGGKANWYFLLARSNPDLKAPASKAFTGFIVEADSPGIQIGRKEMNMGQRCSDTRGIVFEDVRVPKENVLSAEGVGFKIAMGAFDKTRPPVAAGAVGLAQRALDEATRYALERKTFGKPIVEHQAVSFMLAEMAMKVELARLACQRAAWEIDAGRRNTYFASIAKAFAGDIANQLASDAVQIFGGNGFNSEYPVEKLMRDAKIYQIYEGTAQIQRLIIAREHVAKFKS from the exons GTGCTTCAAAGCATTGCTCAATGTGGCTGGAGATCACAATCTAGTCAAGCTGCTCAAGTGTCACATCAAATTAAACCTGGAGCTGGCTTTAGTTTTG aGCTCAGTGATGAACAGAGAGAGTTTCAAGCTACTGCTCGTAAATTTGCTAGAGAGGAAATCATCCCTGTTGCTGCACAATATGACAAAACTGGAGAG TATCCTGTTCCCCTTATAAAACGGGCATGGGAACTTGGTCTGATGAATTCACACATACCAGAAAGTTGTG GTGGACTGGGCCTTGGCACTTTTGAAACTTGCCTTATTACAGAAGAACTAGCTTATGGATGTACAGGGGTCCAAACTGCTATTGAAGCGAATTCCTTGGGA CAAATGCCAGTCATCATTGCAGGAAATGAGCAACAGCAGAAGAAATATTTGGGGAGAATGACTGAGGAGCCATTGATGTGT gcCTACTGTGTAACAGAACCTGGAGCAGGCTCTGATGTGGCAGGTATAAAAACGAGAGCTGagaagaaaggagatgaatatgTCATAAATGGTCAAAAGATGTGGATCACCAATGGTGGCAAAGCTAACTG GTATTTTTTGTTAGCTCGTTCCAATCCTGATCTGAAAGCCCCTGCCAGCAAAGCCTTTACTGGATTTATTGTGGAAGCAGACAGCCCTGGAATCCAAATTGGAAGAAAG GAGATGAATATGGGTCAGCGCTGCTCAGATACAAGAGGTATTGTCTTTGAGGATGTGAGAGTGCCCAAAGAAAATGTTCtaagtgctgagggagttggtttTAAAATTGCTATGGGAGCTTTTGATAAAACCAGACCTCCA GTAGCAGCAGGTGCTGTTGGGCTAGCACAGAGAGCATTGGATGAAGCTACTAGGTATGCTTTGGAAAGAAAAACCTTTGGAAAACCAATTGTAGAG CACCAAGCAGTGTCCTTCATGCTGGCTGAAATGGCAATGAAAGTGGAACTAGCTAGACTGGCTTGCCAAAGGGCTGCTTGGGAGATTGATGCGGGTCGCAGAAATACTTACTTCGCATCCATTGCCAAGGCATTTGCTGGTGACATTGCAAACCAACTAGCTTCAGATGCCGTCCAGATTTTTGGAGGAAATGGATTTAATAGTGAATATCCTGTAGAAAAACTAATGAGAGATGCCAAAATCTATCAG